CCTGATTTAAAGATTGAATTAGTTATTCCAATTCCATTGCATCAATTAAAAAAAGCAGAGCGCGGATACAATCAAGCCTATTATATTGCAAAAGGTGTAAACCAAATACTCATTACAAAAGTATCAGATCAAATTGTAAAAAGAATCAAGTACACAGAATCCCAAACAAAAATGAATCTAAATGAACGCGAAGAAAATATTTCAAACGCATTTAAAATAAATAAGAAAAATACTGTCGTGGGAAAATCTATTTTATTGTTAGATGATGTAATTACTACGGGGGCAACGATTTCTGAGTGCGGCAGAATTCTTTTGGAAGCTGGCGCAAATAAAATTTATGCTGCATCAATTGCAATTGCTGATTGATTTACATTTGTTCAGGTGCAGAAACTCCAAGAATACTTAATCCATTTTTTATAACAATCATCGCTGCATATGCTAATGCTAATCTTGCTTCAGCCAGATTTCTTTCACTCCCTAATATTCTACAAGACCGGTTAAATTTGTGGTAAGCACCTGCTAAATCGTACAAATATGTACAAAGTTTATGTGTTTCTAAATTCTCTGCACTGTTAAAAACTTCTTCTTTAAAATTGTGAAGCACTTTTAGTAACGCTTGTTCATCTTCATGTATTAGCAAATCTAAATTACCAGTCGAGACTTCAAGATGTTCTTCTTTTACCCTTCTAAGAATTGAACTTATACGTGCATGAGCATACTGGAGATAGAAAACCGGGTTTTCATCAGATTGTTTTTTAGCAACCGCTAGATCAAAAATCATGTGGGAATTTACATTACGCATATTAAAGAAGTATCTAACAACGTCTTTTCCAACTTCTTCATTCAATTCATCCAACGTTATATAGTTAGCTTTTCTTGTGGACATTTTTACGACTTCTCCGCCATCCATAATCGTAACAAACTGATGAATTAAAACTTTTATTTTTGAAGCGTCATAACCTATCGCATTTAACCCTGCCATTACATCTGGATATGTTGCATTGTGGTCTGACCCAAAAAGATCAACCAATAAATCATAACCACGATCAAGTTTAACAGCATGGTATGCAATATCAGGCAGACGATAGGTTGGCTCACCAGTATTTTTAACAATTACTTTATCTTCTGCTTGTCCAAGTTCAGAAAGTTTTAACCAAACAGCATTATCCTTTTCGTAAGAAAGATTTTTTTCTTTAAATGTTCTTAAAAGTTTATTAATCTTTCCGTCTTCATACAAAGTATTTTCATTAAAAAATATTTTATGATTTATTCCAAGATTTGTTAAAGATTTCTTAATATCAAAAAAGATTTCCTGCTCCGCAGTATCTTTAAATATGGATTCAGGATCATCATCAGATAATCTATTACCATGCTTAATAAACAATTGCATAGCAATATCTTTAATGTAATCTCCTTGATAGTAATCTTCAGGAAAATTAACTTTATTACCTAATGCTTCAAGGTAACGTAATTTTACTGAATCACCCAATACCCGCATTTGCCTACCAGCATTGTTAAAATAATATTCTCTATCAACATCATAACCAACCCACTCAAGCAGATTTGCAACGGTATCGCCTACTACCGCATTTCTTCCGTGCCCAACAGTTAAAGGTCCTGTAGGGTTGGCAGAAACAAACTCAACATTAGCCCTTTTACCTTTGTACTTAGTCGATTTTCCAAAATTTTCTTTTTTATCAAGAATTTCCCGAATAATTTTAGAAACATAAGCTGGCGTGAAGAAAAAATTAATAAACCCTGGTCCCGCAATTTCTGTTTTTGCAATGATAGATTCTTCAATATCCAATGAATCAATAATCTCTTGGGCTATTGCTCTTGGATTTTTTTTAAGGGTTTTGGTAAGCAGCATCGCTACGTTGCTAGACAAATCACCATGTTCTATTAATTTTGGAATATCAAATGAGATTGGGATTTCTTTCAGTTGAGGGATTTTGTTTTCAGCCTCTTTAAATGCGGAGTAGAGATATTCTTTCAAATGAAACTAACTTATATTAAATGATAAATTATTTTGTAGTCTTTTTTTTAGGTGTCTTTGTTGCTGATTTAGCTGTTATTTTAGCCTTTGGCTTAACAGTTTTTTTTCTTAAAGCAGGATCAA
The window above is part of the Ignavibacteriales bacterium genome. Proteins encoded here:
- a CDS encoding arginine--tRNA ligase, whose protein sequence is MKEYLYSAFKEAENKIPQLKEIPISFDIPKLIEHGDLSSNVAMLLTKTLKKNPRAIAQEIIDSLDIEESIIAKTEIAGPGFINFFFTPAYVSKIIREILDKKENFGKSTKYKGKRANVEFVSANPTGPLTVGHGRNAVVGDTVANLLEWVGYDVDREYYFNNAGRQMRVLGDSVKLRYLEALGNKVNFPEDYYQGDYIKDIAMQLFIKHGNRLSDDDPESIFKDTAEQEIFFDIKKSLTNLGINHKIFFNENTLYEDGKINKLLRTFKEKNLSYEKDNAVWLKLSELGQAEDKVIVKNTGEPTYRLPDIAYHAVKLDRGYDLLVDLFGSDHNATYPDVMAGLNAIGYDASKIKVLIHQFVTIMDGGEVVKMSTRKANYITLDELNEEVGKDVVRYFFNMRNVNSHMIFDLAVAKKQSDENPVFYLQYAHARISSILRRVKEEHLEVSTGNLDLLIHEDEQALLKVLHNFKEEVFNSAENLETHKLCTYLYDLAGAYHKFNRSCRILGSERNLAEARLALAYAAMIVIKNGLSILGVSAPEQM
- a CDS encoding ComF family protein — protein: MSFLGATKYFSNSLVDFVLPRFCCSCRNKLGLDQDTMCSDCFAKIQRSTQDRLQREFNRKFAGKNIISDFYAPFVFEKDKELQHAIHSLKYQKKFRVGIFLGKVLAYAIKTSKPDLKIELVIPIPLHQLKKAERGYNQAYYIAKGVNQILITKVSDQIVKRIKYTESQTKMNLNEREENISNAFKINKKNTVVGKSILLLDDVITTGATISECGRILLEAGANKIYAASIAIAD